In Candidatus Chlorohelix allophototropha, one DNA window encodes the following:
- a CDS encoding cation diffusion facilitator family transporter → MGFALTAGFVVIELVAGLMANSLALISDAGHNLTDALALAFSWWALRIARRAPNHRKTYGYHRAGILAATINAVTLILISIYIFYEGVQRFMQPPEVQGWTVLSVACIALIINLTVAWLLHHDSKDDLNTRSAYLHIVGDAAASVGVIIAGLIEIVIGWRYADPLISMLIGLFILVSSWTIIKEATNILLEGIPDGLDMTSLVRDLMKQPNVEDVHDLHVWTIGRDYKVLSCHLIVQCECSLQDANRTVHDINHMLEEQYHIHHATLQIESESCELNQIFCANPNARN, encoded by the coding sequence ATCGGCTTTGCCCTCACCGCAGGTTTTGTAGTAATTGAGTTGGTAGCCGGGTTAATGGCTAATAGCCTTGCGCTTATTTCCGATGCCGGACACAACCTGACCGATGCGCTAGCGTTGGCTTTTAGTTGGTGGGCACTTCGGATTGCGCGCCGTGCCCCAAACCACCGTAAAACCTACGGTTATCATCGCGCCGGAATACTGGCAGCTACTATCAACGCAGTTACGCTTATCTTGATTTCGATTTACATCTTTTACGAAGGCGTGCAGCGTTTTATGCAACCGCCGGAAGTGCAAGGCTGGACGGTGCTGAGCGTGGCGTGTATCGCGCTGATTATAAATCTCACGGTGGCATGGTTGTTGCACCACGATTCAAAAGATGACCTCAATACTCGTAGCGCATATTTGCATATCGTAGGTGATGCCGCCGCTTCGGTAGGAGTTATCATTGCCGGGCTGATTGAAATCGTAATAGGTTGGCGTTATGCCGACCCTCTTATCTCAATGCTTATCGGGCTTTTTATTCTCGTCTCAAGTTGGACTATTATCAAAGAGGCAACCAACATTCTGCTGGAAGGGATACCCGACGGATTGGATATGACCAGTCTGGTGCGAGACTTGATGAAGCAACCGAATGTGGAAGATGTGCATGATTTGCATGTATGGACGATTGGGCGCGATTATAAGGTGCTATCCTGCCACCTGATAGTACAATGCGAATGTTCGTTGCAAGATGCGAACCGAACGGTACATGACATCAACCATATGCTAGAAGAACAATACCATATTCACCATGCCACGCTGCAAATCGAAAGCGAATCTTGCGAATTGAACCAGATTTTTTGCGCTAATCCCAACGCCAGAAATTAG
- a CDS encoding SDR family NAD(P)-dependent oxidoreductase: MGSKGVALVTGASSGIGEEFARRLAKDGYDLILVARRQQKLEALAHQLETNNKIKVEVQVIDLASPVELEKLEKRVSEVSDLVLLINNAGFATMGNFADMTPSSQKGMVHTHIMATVGLTRAALPGMIARRRGGVINVASVAAYAPYPGNIVYSATKLFLINFTRGLRVELEGTGVKAEVLCPGFTRSGIHDSEELKAFRKLPNFLWLDAGKVVDEALQRLGGNRTVVTVGFKYQLLAAVSNSPLTPFSLWMMTRMKKT; the protein is encoded by the coding sequence ATGGGCAGTAAGGGAGTCGCTCTGGTAACAGGCGCATCTAGCGGAATCGGTGAAGAATTTGCGCGACGGTTGGCAAAGGATGGCTATGATTTAATTCTAGTGGCGCGGCGGCAACAAAAGCTCGAAGCGCTTGCCCATCAGCTAGAGACTAATAATAAAATCAAAGTTGAGGTTCAGGTCATAGACCTTGCCTCTCCGGTTGAACTTGAAAAACTTGAAAAACGTGTTTCCGAAGTATCCGACTTAGTACTATTGATTAACAACGCCGGGTTTGCCACAATGGGTAATTTTGCCGATATGACACCTTCCAGCCAGAAAGGGATGGTACACACCCATATTATGGCTACCGTTGGGCTTACTCGCGCCGCCCTACCGGGTATGATAGCCCGCCGCCGAGGGGGTGTTATCAATGTTGCTTCAGTTGCCGCCTATGCCCCTTACCCCGGTAATATTGTTTATTCTGCCACCAAGTTATTTCTGATTAATTTCACCAGAGGTTTAAGAGTTGAACTGGAGGGGACTGGCGTAAAAGCGGAAGTGCTGTGTCCCGGTTTTACCCGCTCAGGCATACATGATAGCGAGGAATTAAAAGCATTTAGGAAGCTTCCGAATTTCTTATGGCTGGATGCCGGAAAAGTGGTGGATGAAGCTTTACAGAGGTTGGGCGGCAACCGTACAGTAGTGACGGTGGGTTTTAAGTATCAATTGCTGGCAGCAGTCAGTAATAGCCCACTTACTCCCTTTAGTTTGTGGATGATGACCCGGATGAAAAAAACATAA
- a CDS encoding ketopantoate reductase family protein: MRFAIFGTGAVGGYVGGLLALNNHKVSFIARGAHLAAIREKGLTLRYINQGEVKTDVLKVFATDNPEEVGEVDYIIFGVKAFDTIEAGNMLQPLMGHETAIITIQNGLDAPHQLSILYGNDSVVAGAVRVEATLGEPGVVIKYGPARDSSTFEVAELSEVRTTRMEKFVELLNAAHIKATLSDDPNMVLWTKFLALAPTAALTATARAHGGEVFGFELTKQLYAALVDEAAAVANAEGVHFAPEMVERAKHPLFPLDTAFKSSLQRDFEKDHHTEVEALLGALVKRAHKYNVPVPHFETLYALLSLSAKVGYHYSA; encoded by the coding sequence ATGAGGTTTGCGATTTTTGGTACAGGCGCAGTAGGCGGTTATGTAGGTGGTTTACTTGCCTTGAACAATCATAAGGTAAGTTTCATTGCCCGAGGGGCGCATCTGGCGGCAATTCGAGAGAAAGGTCTAACCCTGCGCTATATCAATCAAGGCGAAGTTAAGACTGATGTACTCAAAGTGTTTGCTACCGATAACCCGGAAGAAGTTGGCGAGGTTGATTATATTATTTTCGGGGTAAAGGCTTTTGATACTATCGAAGCGGGTAACATGTTGCAGCCCTTGATGGGACACGAAACCGCCATTATAACCATTCAAAACGGTCTGGATGCACCCCACCAACTCTCGATTTTGTATGGTAATGATAGTGTAGTAGCCGGGGCAGTGCGAGTTGAGGCAACGCTAGGCGAGCCGGGTGTGGTGATAAAGTATGGACCTGCCCGTGATAGTAGCACTTTCGAGGTAGCCGAATTAAGTGAGGTGCGTACTACCCGGATGGAAAAATTCGTGGAATTGCTCAACGCTGCGCATATCAAAGCTACTCTCAGTGACGATCCCAATATGGTACTTTGGACTAAATTTCTTGCGCTTGCGCCTACCGCTGCCCTTACTGCTACGGCACGTGCGCATGGTGGTGAGGTTTTCGGCTTTGAACTTACCAAACAGCTTTATGCCGCGCTGGTAGATGAAGCTGCCGCAGTTGCCAATGCGGAAGGAGTGCATTTTGCGCCTGAAATGGTAGAGAGAGCCAAACACCCCCTCTTCCCACTTGATACTGCCTTCAAAAGCTCGCTACAACGCGATTTTGAGAAGGACCACCACACCGAGGTTGAGGCACTGCTAGGGGCATTGGTGAAACGCGCCCACAAATATAATGTGCCTGTACCTCATTTTGAAACGCTATATGCTTTGTTGTCGCTCTCGGCAAAGGTCGGTTATCACTATTCGGCATAA
- a CDS encoding carbohydrate ABC transporter permease produces MFEKMTWRRQLSTQLMLAFASLFVVLPVLWMLRLAFDGTLSGISSGTGRPKDSGLVPVQWSTENFQLAWNSPTTSTTLLGLLGNSLIVAGGTALLSLVCGITAGYAFARYSFPGRKPALFMTLVLLTLPPAGLTAPFFIFLNDLKIRDSLLSLILVYSAIAVPFAIWTVRNAIQVVPPELEEAAMLEGGGITRVFRSITLPLILPSVAVAGFISFTLAWSEFALGWVFISTPHNVTLAMALYAMRGASGVAWGPLAATALIVILPVLALFYLLGRYVISGLTLGTATIEE; encoded by the coding sequence ATGTTTGAGAAAATGACATGGCGGAGACAACTTAGCACCCAACTAATGCTCGCGTTTGCTTCACTTTTTGTGGTGTTACCGGTACTGTGGATGTTGCGTCTGGCTTTTGACGGCACTTTGAGCGGTATTAGTAGCGGTACCGGCAGACCTAAAGATAGCGGATTAGTGCCGGTACAGTGGAGTACCGAAAATTTCCAGCTTGCTTGGAATAGTCCTACCACCAGCACTACTCTGCTTGGGTTGCTTGGAAACAGCCTGATTGTGGCAGGTGGTACAGCCTTGCTATCGTTGGTATGTGGCATTACGGCGGGTTATGCTTTTGCCCGCTATAGCTTTCCCGGACGTAAACCGGCTCTTTTTATGACGCTGGTATTACTTACCTTGCCTCCGGCAGGCTTGACCGCTCCTTTCTTTATTTTCCTGAATGACCTGAAAATCAGGGATTCACTTCTTTCATTGATTTTGGTTTATAGTGCAATTGCAGTACCATTCGCTATTTGGACGGTTCGTAACGCGATTCAGGTTGTGCCACCCGAACTTGAAGAAGCGGCGATGCTTGAAGGTGGGGGGATAACCAGAGTTTTCCGTAGCATAACCTTACCGCTCATTTTGCCTTCGGTAGCGGTGGCGGGCTTTATCAGCTTTACCTTAGCGTGGTCTGAATTTGCGCTCGGTTGGGTGTTTATTAGCACACCCCACAATGTAACGCTGGCAATGGCGTTATACGCCATGCGCGGGGCAAGCGGGGTTGCGTGGGGACCGTTGGCGGCAACTGCTCTGATAGTTATTTTACCCGTGCTGGCGCTTTTTTATCTGCTTGGTAGGTATGTAATCAGCGGCTTGACCTTGGGAACGGCTACTATAGAGGAATAA
- a CDS encoding carbohydrate ABC transporter permease, whose translation MATILTPEKVKSSLGLVATSRARLYLGLKVGLATAIFIVSLLVRLRAADYLPPDYDEDDYLYGGQLYARYIAAGDIAGIVNERFNYEHPPMIKLLYGAVLYFTQGSDSYNELVKIPVGDKLPDAPGIAQKIKPLRTFGATIGALTAGVVALYNPLAGILIGLNSWHIKYTSQVMLEAIPCLFAALTLLLLLRSKRSGDKWWWLSAIFFGLCTSSKFPYAAAGFAILIWMLWRDRKSWRKVLLWIGLALSVFYLADPALWLDPIGRLQAAVTFHANYATGSHVESSGFGWTQPVIWLLVAVPWLPQNHPETFPLLMDGLFTVFGLLAVWRMFKTNWQNRLIVLWFASNLIFLLFWPTKWPQYILALTVPVSLMASRWLTDTGVNLWRGWRTWRTTPKQSNRSWRAALVWLLPSLLLLTLIVAYPLLLQTALATTTFRIENLRDGAGALVAGFGRGLVGMPPDYLLNKPLIYTGTGAFFGIFMWDKFAAVLRFNILWTVVTMTLASGFGLWLASLLQRKGVLGRQFWRTLFILPWAIPEFVGALIWTTLFDDYNGGINNLLAIPPEARNSNSWLSASTPLIDLAGFVKPLANQLESWRLSPFAGILEFTAEGISFNKSFWVMVIVGVWVAFPFMLLVSTVALRAVSSEVVDAARVDGAQRWNMWRLIIWPLISPTILSGVLLRGVLLFNAFHIPLMLFNNTDQTGTTTLSLAGWAVIRYNNGYSVAAMINILIMTIVIGFIWIFNRRTHVVEGVQYV comes from the coding sequence ATGGCGACTATATTAACCCCTGAGAAGGTTAAATCCTCGTTAGGATTGGTTGCAACCTCGCGTGCTAGGCTATATTTGGGACTGAAAGTTGGCTTGGCAACTGCAATCTTTATAGTGTCGTTGCTAGTTAGGTTACGAGCCGCAGATTATCTACCGCCTGATTACGATGAAGATGATTACTTATACGGTGGGCAGTTGTATGCTCGCTATATTGCTGCCGGAGATATCGCTGGTATCGTCAACGAGCGGTTTAACTATGAACACCCGCCAATGATCAAGCTCCTATACGGTGCGGTACTTTATTTTACGCAAGGCTCTGATAGTTACAATGAGCTGGTTAAGATACCGGTTGGCGATAAGTTACCAGATGCTCCCGGTATTGCTCAGAAGATTAAACCGCTACGTACTTTTGGCGCTACTATTGGCGCATTGACTGCCGGGGTAGTAGCGCTTTATAACCCGTTGGCAGGGATTTTGATTGGCTTAAACTCGTGGCATATAAAGTACACTTCACAGGTTATGCTGGAAGCGATTCCTTGCCTTTTCGCTGCTCTCACTTTGTTACTTTTGCTGCGCTCCAAACGAAGTGGCGATAAATGGTGGTGGCTTTCTGCCATCTTTTTTGGTTTGTGCACTTCCAGCAAGTTTCCTTATGCGGCAGCAGGATTCGCCATTCTCATCTGGATGCTATGGCGAGATCGTAAATCATGGCGAAAGGTATTACTGTGGATAGGGCTTGCGCTGTCAGTGTTCTATCTCGCTGACCCTGCTTTGTGGCTCGACCCAATAGGGCGACTACAAGCGGCAGTGACTTTCCATGCCAATTACGCCACCGGCTCTCATGTAGAATCTTCAGGGTTTGGCTGGACACAGCCGGTAATTTGGCTGCTGGTTGCCGTTCCGTGGCTACCTCAAAACCACCCGGAAACCTTTCCGTTACTCATGGATGGGCTATTTACAGTTTTTGGTTTGCTGGCAGTCTGGCGCATGTTCAAAACAAACTGGCAGAACCGTTTGATTGTACTATGGTTCGCTTCTAACCTGATTTTTTTGTTGTTCTGGCCCACCAAATGGCCTCAATATATATTGGCGTTAACTGTTCCCGTTTCGTTGATGGCTTCGCGCTGGTTAACCGATACGGGCGTAAATCTTTGGCGAGGATGGCGCACATGGCGCACCACTCCAAAACAATCTAACCGTTCGTGGAGGGCTGCCTTAGTCTGGCTTTTGCCCTCACTTTTGCTACTCACTTTAATTGTGGCATATCCACTGCTTTTGCAAACCGCGCTGGCTACTACCACTTTCAGGATTGAGAATCTCAGGGATGGGGCAGGTGCGCTGGTAGCTGGATTCGGGCGAGGGTTGGTGGGCATGCCGCCCGATTATTTGCTCAACAAGCCGTTGATTTATACCGGGACTGGCGCATTTTTTGGAATATTCATGTGGGACAAATTCGCTGCTGTCCTGCGTTTTAATATTCTTTGGACGGTTGTGACTATGACGCTGGCAAGCGGTTTCGGCTTGTGGCTGGCTTCGTTATTGCAGCGCAAGGGCGTATTAGGTCGTCAGTTCTGGCGCACCCTTTTTATTCTGCCGTGGGCAATACCCGAATTTGTGGGAGCGTTAATATGGACAACTCTGTTTGATGATTATAACGGAGGGATTAATAATCTGCTGGCAATTCCTCCGGAGGCGCGTAACTCCAATAGCTGGTTATCTGCTTCCACACCTTTGATAGACCTTGCTGGTTTCGTTAAACCGCTGGCAAATCAATTGGAAAGTTGGCGGCTTTCTCCTTTTGCCGGAATTCTGGAATTTACCGCCGAAGGAATATCCTTTAATAAGTCATTCTGGGTTATGGTAATTGTGGGAGTGTGGGTTGCCTTCCCCTTTATGCTACTGGTTTCAACCGTAGCCTTGCGGGCGGTGTCTAGCGAGGTGGTGGATGCCGCAAGAGTGGATGGCGCACAACGCTGGAATATGTGGCGTTTAATCATCTGGCCGCTCATCAGTCCAACAATCCTTTCCGGCGTACTGTTGCGAGGCGTGTTGTTATTCAACGCTTTCCATATACCGCTGATGCTCTTCAATAATACCGATCAAACCGGAACTACCACTTTATCTCTAGCGGGGTGGGCTGTGATACGTTATAACAACGGCTATTCTGTCGCCGCCATGATAAATATATTGATAATGACAATTGTAATCGGTTTTATCTGGATATTTAATCGGCGTACCCATGTGGTGGAAGGAGTCCAATATGTTTGA
- a CDS encoding IS3 family transposase (programmed frameshift), with protein MTTPRKKYSPTFKSQRVQEVLEGNKTVTQIASEYGIHPNMLTKWKQLALKGLPQSFDERTQKQIALLTAQYEQEKEQLYAEIGRLTTPLRWLEKKVKQALPRSVRLSLIETQKAELSLSKQSELLGISRSSLYYRSVAPTEREIELKHRIDEIYTVYPFYGYRRIHQQLLREGKHLNRKTVQNYMREMGLEAIYPGPNLSKRDQKQRVYPYLLRNLAITRPAQVFGTDITYIKLKHGWLYLVAVIDWYSRYVVSWELSDTLEIDFVLRTTERALAKIKPEIFNSDQGSHFTSPKYTALILGAGVKLSMDGRGRALDNVFTERLWRSLKYECVYLAQFENPKEAKLGIGEYFDFYNNTRPHQALKYQTPAQVYFNTVTPVIMLKS; from the exons ATGACAACACCTAGAAAAAAGTATTCACCCACATTTAAGTCTCAAAGAGTGCAAGAAGTGCTGGAAGGTAATAAAACCGTTACCCAGATAGCTTCTGAATATGGTATTCATCCGAATATGCTCACTAAATGGAAACAACTGGCTCTAAAAGGTCTGCCACAATCCTTTGATGAGCGTACTCAGAAGCAAATCGCGCTGCTGACCGCACAGTACGAACAAGAAAAAGAACAACTTTACGCCGAAATAGGTCGCCTGACTACACCGCTCAGGTGGTTA GAAAAAAAAGTGAAGCAGGCTTTGCCCAGGTCGGTCAGATTAAGCCTAATCGAAACCCAAAAAGCTGAACTTTCACTCTCAAAACAAAGTGAGTTGCTAGGAATTAGCCGTTCCAGTTTGTACTACCGCTCAGTAGCACCAACCGAACGAGAAATTGAGCTCAAACACCGAATTGATGAGATTTACACCGTTTACCCTTTTTATGGATATCGGCGAATTCATCAACAATTACTGCGGGAAGGCAAGCACCTCAACCGCAAAACGGTGCAAAACTATATGCGGGAGATGGGGCTAGAAGCAATCTATCCTGGTCCTAATCTTTCGAAACGAGATCAAAAGCAGCGGGTATATCCCTATCTCTTAAGGAACCTGGCTATAACCAGACCCGCTCAGGTATTCGGTACCGACATCACATATATCAAGCTCAAACACGGTTGGCTTTATCTGGTGGCTGTCATCGACTGGTACAGCAGATATGTGGTAAGTTGGGAATTATCTGATACTTTGGAAATCGATTTTGTGCTTAGAACTACCGAGCGAGCGTTGGCGAAGATAAAACCCGAGATCTTTAACAGTGACCAAGGTAGTCATTTTACCAGTCCTAAATACACTGCTTTGATATTGGGCGCAGGTGTAAAGTTAAGTATGGATGGACGTGGGCGAGCACTAGATAATGTTTTCACCGAAAGGCTCTGGCGTTCCTTAAAATATGAGTGTGTTTATTTAGCACAATTTGAGAACCCCAAAGAAGCAAAGCTAGGGATTGGTGAGTATTTCGATTTCTACAATAATACTCGACCTCATCAGGCTTTGAAATATCAGACACCGGCTCAGGTTTATTTCAATACCGTGACACCAGTAATTATGTTAAAGAGCTAA
- a CDS encoding serine hydrolase has translation MSICLKCQNVIPPNDRFCSYCGTALFAHNTVAYSSGLSQTKVKGNGILLVILSITVISLGVVVVFLITQGNNFSSNPTSSFIARTTTNLLNAGATTTEVKPNVTTTAVEANKLALATTIAASGPIVTTMPTPSTTQDPAEIDNLGRVFGNLPKGANAIVLLPTGSSVTVNERVRVSSASLIKLWIAASMYEEDEADRLNLKDTYILKKSDQVSGTGIMNQATMVGTKFTYEDILYNMLVHSDNTAANLLIDKLGGFKKVNEFAKNNGYGETLLQRKLGIPDPNNENYTSAKDCAQFLHNLVDGNIVSKKASAQMMQILQSRATNGDNKQDNALNLFGVNLPTDTIYGHISGQNEMTQFVKTKIKAWLRSDTVLSIELIMLNS, from the coding sequence ATGTCAATCTGCTTAAAATGCCAGAATGTAATTCCGCCAAATGATCGTTTTTGCAGTTATTGCGGAACAGCTTTATTTGCGCATAATACAGTCGCGTACTCTTCTGGGTTATCTCAAACTAAAGTAAAAGGCAATGGGATTTTGCTTGTAATTCTATCGATAACTGTAATATCGCTAGGTGTGGTTGTTGTTTTTCTGATTACTCAGGGTAACAACTTTAGCTCTAATCCTACCTCATCATTTATAGCTAGGACAACTACCAATTTATTAAATGCTGGTGCAACTACCACTGAGGTGAAACCAAACGTTACCACCACTGCTGTTGAGGCTAACAAACTTGCGCTTGCCACAACCATAGCAGCATCTGGACCTATTGTAACAACTATGCCGACACCGAGCACAACACAAGACCCTGCTGAGATTGATAACCTCGGTCGAGTATTTGGCAATTTGCCTAAAGGTGCAAATGCCATAGTGCTATTGCCTACTGGGAGTTCTGTAACGGTAAATGAGCGTGTTAGGGTTTCGTCAGCTAGCCTTATCAAGTTGTGGATTGCTGCTTCTATGTATGAAGAAGACGAAGCGGATAGGTTAAACCTCAAAGATACTTATATTCTGAAGAAATCCGATCAGGTATCAGGAACAGGGATAATGAACCAAGCCACGATGGTAGGTACTAAATTCACCTACGAAGATATACTTTATAATATGCTGGTGCATAGCGATAATACGGCAGCTAATCTGCTTATAGACAAGTTAGGCGGATTCAAGAAAGTAAATGAATTTGCCAAAAATAATGGCTATGGCGAAACTCTTTTGCAGCGTAAGTTGGGTATCCCAGACCCTAATAATGAAAATTACACTTCGGCAAAAGATTGCGCACAATTTCTGCATAATTTAGTAGATGGGAATATAGTTAGTAAAAAGGCTTCTGCCCAGATGATGCAAATTCTACAGTCGCGTGCTACCAATGGAGATAATAAACAGGATAATGCCCTTAATTTATTTGGCGTAAACCTACCCACAGATACAATCTACGGACACATAAGTGGGCAAAATGAAATGACCCAGTTTGTCAAGACAAAAATAAAAGCTTGGTTAAGGAGTGATACAGTCCTTTCTATAGAACTAATAATGTTAAATAGCTAG